From the Gemmatimonadota bacterium genome, the window GCCTGCGTCCTGTCCCTGCTCGGTGCTCGGTCCGCGTCGGGCCAGGACGAGGTCAATCTCAGCGTGCAGGCCCGCGTTTCCCCCCGCATCCCGATCGCCTTCAAGCCCTTTGTCCCCCGGGACGGAGCGGCCTTCGACGCCGCCGTGCAGGACACCGTCAACCAGGTGCTGATGCGCGACCTGTCGTTCTCTGGCGTATTCGCCGTGCGGGACCTTTCCATACCGGCCCGGGTCGGAACGGACGATGGCGCTCCGGTGCTGACGGACAGCGCCGGCGACACCACCTACGTATTCCTTGATACCGCCGGAGAGGTGGACCTCGAGTTGCTGCGCAAGCTGTCCGTGCAGGTCATGGTGTCGGGAACGTATGAAGTCTCGGGATCCAGGGTGGAGATATCCGTTCGGCTTACCGACCTGGGCACCCGGCGGACGATCATGGAAAAGGGGTACGCCGCCTTCGACCTGACCCTGAGGCGGATCGTGCATCTCATGGCCGACGATATCGTGTTCCAGCTGACCGGGGACCGGGGCACCGCCCAGACCCGCGTCGTCTTCATATCCCAGCGCAGCGGCGCCCCGGAACTGTATATCTCGGACTACGACGGTTTCAACGTGCGCCAGCTGACCCGGGACGGCGCACGGAAATACTCGCCGAACTGGTCGCCGGACGGTACCAGGATTGCCTACACCTCCTACCGGGACGGCCCCCACGAACTGTATATCCTCGACCTGCAGAGCGGGGAGACCGGCAAGGTCCCGTTCAGGGGGAGAACGGTGCTTTCACCGCGCTGGTCGCCGGACGGCCGCCACCTGATCCTGAGCCTGGTCACGGAGGGGGTTTCCAGGCTGTACATCAGCACGCTGGACGGGAGCCGCCTGGTACCGCTGGCGACCGGTTACGGGATCAACGTTTCACCGTCCTGGTCACCGCGGGGCGACCAGTTGGTCTACATGTCGGACCGATTGACACAGAAGCACCTGTATGTTATAAATATAGATGGCTCGAACGATCATCGCATCACCTTCGAGGGCGGTTACAACGGATCGCCGGCGTGGGCGCCCCGGGGCGACCGCATCGCCTTCGTGGGCGGTGATCTGGCACAGGGGAGGCGGGGAGGACCCCGGCGGGTCTTCAATATCTACACGTGTGACGTCAACGGCAGCAACCTGGTGAAACTCACGGGCGTCCGCGGGCCGGAAGGAGACAATGTGAACCCGACCTGGTCCCCGGACGGACTGCATATTCTCTTCAGTTCGGACCGTGCCCGCAGCGGTGTGTACCAAATATACCGGATGTCCTGGAACGGACGCGACGTCCATCCCGTCATCACGGACGGCAACAACCGGCAACCCAGCTGGGGTCCCAGGCCCGAATGAAATCGAAGCGGATCGAGCGTAAATGAACGAAAGGTTCCTGAAACCCCTCGGTCGGTGCATGCTGCCGGCGTTCTTCGTCCTGATCGTTACCGGCGCATGCGGCGTCCAGTCCGACCTGACCAACCTGAAGAACGACACGACATATCTGCGGGCCCAGATGCAGGTCATGCGCGAGGAGGTCGCCCTTCAGGAAGACATAGACTCCCTGAAAGTGCAGATCGTGCGGCTGGAAGCCCTCTTGCGGAACCAGATGGACGAGTTGCTGCGCATGCGGGCGGACATGGGGCAGCGGGTCGGCGCGCTCGAAAGCCGGTTGCAGGTCCTTACCACGCGCATCACGGAAAGCGACCGCCAATTTTCTGCCCTGGTGCGCAGGCTGGAGAGCCTTCAGATCCAGCTGAGCGCGCCGGCAAGACCGGATACTTCCGCGGCACAAACCACGTCCTTCGATCCGGGCGAACTGTACGACCTGGCGCTGAGAGATTACCAGCGAGGCAACTACGACGTGGCGGTCCGGCAGTTTACCCAGTACATCGAGTACTTCCCGGATTCGGACCTGGCCGACGACGCGCGGTTCTATATCGGCGACTGCTACTATACCCAGAGTCTGTACACCCAGGCGCTCGACGCCTACGAGATGCTGTTGGACGCGTATCCGGACAGTAACAAGGTGCCGGCCGTCCTGTTGAAAATTGCCTTCATCAAGGTGGCCCGGAAGGAACCGTCCGAGGCGCGGTCCTACCTGGAACGGGTAATCGGTGAATTCCCCGATGCGGAGGAGGCCCAGCTCGCGAGGATGAGACTGGATCTGATGCCGGAAGACTGAGAAGGACGGACTTTTTGCTTTACTTTCGCAACCAAATGGGGATTTTAAGTGTGGATGTGCCGGTTTGATCCGCGCATCGAAAAAACACGGTGAAGTCGAACATGTGTCCATATACCTGTCAATCAGTGATGGATGAGTAACGCACCCATGTGAAAGGAGTGCTGTAATGAAAAGATGGCGTAGCACGTATTCGATCCTGGCGCTCTGTGTGATGGTCGCCGCTCCCGCGTGGATGGGTGCCGCCTGTGCCAGGGGCCCGTCCGCGGAGGAACTGGCCGCAATGGAAGCCGCGCGTCAACAGGCCATAGCGGATTCACTCAGAGCGGTACGCGCTGAAGAAGAAGCCCGTCTCGCGGCCGAGGAAGAAGCCCGGCGCCTGGCCGAGGAAGAAGCCCGTCTCGCGGCCGAGGAAGCTGCCCGTCTCGCGGCGGAAGAGGAAGCCCGCAGGGCTGCCGAAGCCCGGCACCAGGAGATGATGTCCCTGTCCACCATCTACTTCGATTACGACATGTCGAACATCCGGGAAGACCAGCGTTCGGCCCTGGACGAGAACGCCCGCAAGCTGCGGGAGTACCAGCCCGAAGACATGGTGGTGGTCGAAGGCCACTGCGATGAACGGGGTACGATCGAATACAACCTGGCACTGGGCGAGCAGCGTGCCCAGGCGGTCAAGACGTACCTCACGGATGCCGGTGTGGCGGACGGCCGCATCGAGACCGTCAGTTTCGGTGAAGAGCAGCCGGCGGTCATGGGTGGCGACGAAAGCGCCTGGTCGCAGAACCGGCGCGCCGAGTTGAAGCGCCAGTAAGCGTTACAGGTATCACCCGTACCGTAACAGGACTGGGGCGGCCGTATGGTCGCCCCTTTTTCGTCTGTATCCGGGAAAAGGGTTCCCGTTTTCACAAGTCACGTGAATGCAAGGGATAGGCCGGCGTATTGTAAAAAAACATTGAAAAATGAAGCAGAAATGCATATACTTTGCCGCTCAGGATGAAACAGATGTTAAGCGGAAAAGGGCCAGACCTTCCGGATCAATACTGGATTAAAACACCAACTTATGGGAAAGGAGTTCCGCATGAAGCGATGGAGCAATACGGCATCGGTCCTGGCGCTCTGTGTGCTGGTCGCCGCTCCCGTGTGGATGGGCGCCTGCTGCGCCGTTACCCGGGGACCTTCCGCGGAGGAACTGGCCGCGATGGAGGCGGCGCGTCAACAGGCGATCGCGGATTCGATCAGGGCGGTACAGGCTGAAGAGGAAGCCCGCCTGGCGGCCGAGGCCGAAGCCCGGCGCATAGCCGAAGAGGAAGCCCGTCTGGCGGCCGAGGAAGAAGCCCGGCGCATGGCCGAAGAGGAAGCCCGCAGGGCGGCCGAGGCCGAGGCTCTGCACCAGGAGATGATGTCCCTGGCCACTATCTACTTCGACTATGACCGGTCGGACGTCCGGGAGGACCAGCGTTCAGTCCTGGATGAAAACGCCCGCAAGCTGCGGGAGTACCAGCCCGAAGACCGGGTGGTGGTCGAAGGCCATACCGATGAACGGGGCACGATCGAATACAACCTGGCGCTGGGTGAACGGCGCGCCGAGGCGATCAAGGCATACCTCGTGGATGCCGGCGTGGCGGAAGACCGCATCGAGACAGTCAGTTACGGTGAAGAGCGGCAGTCGGTCATGGGCAGCGACGAAAGCGCCCTGGCGCAGAACCGGCGCGTGGAGCTGAAGCGCCAGTAGGTTACCCCGCATCACCCGTACCGTTTCAGGACAGGGGCGGCCATTCAGGTCGCCCCTGTTTTTTTATGGCTCCCCGAGAAATGGTTTCCAGTTTTCATAGATCATGTTGTGGATGGCCTCTTCCGGAAATACGGGCAGGAACGTATTCCGTACAACGTCGTTCACCTTCCACTGGCCGGCTATGACCTGCGCCGGCGTGGCGGAGGGAAAGTCGGAACCGAAGATCAGCTTGTGCTCCACGCCGTACTCCAGGGCGGACATGAAGGCCATGTAATGGCGAAGCGGGCGGTAGTGCAGGGCCGATATGTCCGCGTAGAGATTCGGATGCTTCCGGATCAGCACCACGCATTCGTCCTCCCACGGGTGCCCCATGTGAGCGATCATCATCCGCAAGTCCGGACAGGCCACCGCGATGTCCTCCAGTTGGATCGGATTGGCCCACTTGAGCGGACCCGGCCGCACGAAGGAAGTGCCCTGGTGCCAGATCACGGGGATATCCAGCGCTTCCGCCTTCTTGAACAGGGGAAGATGGGCCGGGTCCTGCGGATCGAAGTGCTGGTAGATCGGCGCGACCTTCAGTCCGCGCAGACCGAGCACTTCGACGTTGTATTCGAGTTGTTCGACGGCGTCCTCGTCGTTCGGATCGACGGAACACCATCCGATGAACCGATCCGCGTGTTCCGCCACGAAGCCGGCGACGAGCTCCTGGGGCACGTCCACCCCGCAGTAGGGCGCCTTCAGCCCGAACACCACCACCCTGTCGCAGTCTTTGGTCGCCTTCAGCAGCGTTTCGGGCGTGGAATCGAAGGCATTCCTGTACTGGTCCTCGTGGCCGGCGTAGTACACGTCCTCGGACAGCCGCATCTTGGCCTTCTTGGCGGCGTAGGCGAATTCCACGAACTCATCGGACATATGATCAGGGTACCACATCAGGTTGGTATGGATGTCGACTAGCATGGATGGCTTTCCCCTGGGCTGGCGTGATGGTCGTCGAATACGCACACACGGATCATGTCCGCGGCTTCTTCCAGATCGAAACAGGCGGGATCGACGGGGATCCCGGCTTCGCAGGCGGCGGTCAACAGGTCGCACAGACCGGGCCGTCCGGACCGTGCGTCGCCGCGTTCGACCCATCCTGGCCGCCCGGACCGTACTGGCTGTCCTTTCCGTCCCCGCGGCCGCACGTCGACGCCGTCCGCCCGGCCGAACAGGCGGACCGGCGTGGTATCCACCGCGATGCCGCCGTTCTCCATGACCAGGATCCGGTCAGCCAGGCGGGAGATCAGGTCCATGTCATGGGTGATCAGGAAAAGGGTCGTCCCCTTCGCCTTGCAGGTCCTGAAAATCGCCTCGACCTGGCGTACGCTTTGCGAATCGAGTCCGGACGTGGGCTCGTCGAGCGCGAGGACGGAAGGATCCATGGCCAGGATCCCGGCGATCGCGGCCCGGCGTTTTTCCCCGCCGCTCAGGGACAGGGGATGCCGGTGTGAGAACCGGCCGGGATCCAGGCCGACCCGCTCGAGCGCCCCGTTGACCATGCCCGGGATTTCCGATGCCGTAACACCCGTTTGCCGGGGACCGAAGGCCACGTCGTCGAACACGGTTTCCTCGAACAACTGCGCCTCGGGAAACTGGAAGACCAGTCCCACTCTTTGACGCAGATTCCGCAGGTCGGTCTCCGGGGACGATACATCCTCCCCCTCGACCCGAACCGTACCCGAATCCGCCTTCAGCAGGCGGTTGAGGTGCTGAATCATCGTGGACTTTCCCGATCCGTTCGGCCCGGTCAGCGCGACGCACTCCCCGGGGAACACCCGGGTGGTCACATCGCGCAGCGCGGGGATCTCCAGGGAAGTGCCGGGGGAGTAGGTATGGCACACCCGGTCGAAAGCGATGATGGGCGGCGTGGTTGGTGACAGGGCGGGTTTCGCATTCGGCGCCGACGACACCGAACGGATATCGGACGGCGGCGTGACGTCCTGCCGGCGGCCCGGCGGCGCATCGAGCGCCTTGAGCGACTCGGATGCCCGGGGCGACTCGTTTATCCTGCCGGCCAGCCACTGAACCAGGGGCTTCGGTTGGACGATGCCGGCCGGCACCGCGACGCCGCGCGTGCGCAGGGCATCCGCCAGCCGTTTGGCCAGCGGCACGTCGAGCCCGTGCGCCGCAAGCCGGCTCGATTCCCGGTATACCTCCTCCGGTGTTCCCTCGGCGGCGATGTCCCCGTCCACCACTAGCGCGATGCGGTCCATCCGGACGGCTTCCTCCGGCGACTGCGTTATGAAGACAACGCTCAGCCGGTATTCCTCCACGATCGACAGGAGCAGGTCGAGTATGTCCCGCCGGTCGCCCGGGTCCAGCGACGAGGTGGGCTCGTCGCAGATGAGGTAACGGGGACGCATGGACGCCACGGCGGCGATGGCCAGGCGCTGCTTTTCGCCGCCGGACAACCTGTGGGGAGGATATTGTCGGTACTTTTCCAGGTTGAATCGGCTAAGGGTCCACGTGACGCGGTCGTGGATCTCCGGGGAAGGCAGGCCGAGGTTTTCCAGGCCGAAGGCCACTTCCCGTTCCACCGTGGTGGAGACCAGCTGGTTGTCCGGGTTCTGGAAGATCATGCCGGCCCGTTGATGGACCGGCCACTTGTTCTCCGGATCCGCCGTGTCCAGGCCGTCCACAAGGATCCGGCCGGACCGGGGCACGATCAATCCGTTCAGGCAACGGGCGAGCGTGCTCTTGCCCGAACCGTTGGGTCCGATCACGGCCAGACTTCCTGAATCGCCGATCTCCAGGGACAGGCCCCTTAGCGTCGGGACCTCGTTCCCCGACGGGATATGGTAGCTGAAGGATACATCTTCGGCGACGATCACGGCAGGTCGTCCAGATCCATACGGCCGGCGGCCTCGTGGACGGCCGCGTACACCTCGGCGAGGGGGATCCCCGCTTTCAGCGCGGCCTGACGACAGTCCTCGTATTCGGGGGTGTAACGCGTGGCGTTGCCCTGCCGAACGACTTTAATCCGGATCGCGCCGAATGGGGTCTCCGTCCTGGCCTCGCGACGGGGCAGCACGCTTCGGGTGACGGGGTAGCTTCTGAGGCCGATGGTTGTCGTTTCCTTGAAAATGAGCTCGGTCAGCTGGCCGGCCAGGGCGGTGGGCGCCAGCACGGTGAGCAGCACGCCCGGCCTGCTCTTCTTCATGATCACGGGCGTGAGAAAGGCGTCCAGCGCGCCGGCGTCGAGCAGCAGGTCCAGAACATGGCCGTAGAACTGCGGATTCATATCGTCGATCTGCGTTTCCAGGACCTGCACGGATTCACAGTCGCCGACCTGGGTGATACCCCCCGTGTGGGCGACTTCCCCCAGACACAGCCGAACCAGGTTTCCATCACCACGGTCGGCGTCGTTGCCCCCACAGCCCACCGACCGCAGCGTAAATTCAAACCCGTGCATCGATCCCGCGGAAAGCGCGGTCAGAACGGCGTAACCCGCCAGGTCGACGGGGGCGCGGTCGACAGGGGCGCGGTCGACGGGCCGCACGGTTGCACCCCGCATCAGTGCGGCGAGCAGGGGAGGCGTGGCATCGATGCCCGCGGCGAAGGGCAGCGCCTCGTGGTAGAGGGCATTGATCTCGAGAAGATGCAGTGCGTTGCAGAGGATGAGGATGCGCAATGCCGTGTGGCGGCCGCCCAGTGCTTCGACCGACGGCGCGTGGTCCTGTGCGTGGTCCTGTGCCCCCCAGAGTTCACTCGCGTTCTGCTCGAGGTGGTCGATCACTCTGGCGAGGAGCGCGCCGGCCGGCGTGTCCGCTCGCCCATCCGGGATGGTCCGAAAGGATTCCGGTACGGACGCCTTGACGCAGGACAGGGAGGCGTACGTCACCTGTGTCCCTTCGACCCGCTCTTTGGTGACGTTGATCTCGCAGTCCACGCCATGGTGGCGTTTCAAGGCCGCTGCGATCTCCTCGCGGTCCGAACCCGCGTCGATCAGCGCCCCGAGCAGCATGTCCGCCGTAAAGCCGGATAACTGGTCGAAATAACCCGCCACCGCCATGGGACCCGCCGTCCTATTCGTGCTTCCGGTTGATGAGACCCGCCGCGTATCCGGCGTTGAACCCGCCGTCGATATTCACCACCGTGACACCCGAGGCACAGCTGTTCAGCATGGCCAGGAGTGCCGCCAGCCCGTTGAAACTCGCGCCATATCCCACGCTGGTCGGCACGGCGATCACCGGCCTGGAGACCAATCCCCCGACCACGCTGGGCAAGGCGCCCTCCATGCCCGCCACGACGATGAGCACCGACGCGTTCATGATGGCCTCGCGATGGGAAAGCAGGCGGTGGATGCCGGCCACGCCCACGTCGAAGACGCGTTTCACCCGGTTGCCCAGGACCCTGGCGGTCACCGCGGCTTCTTCGGCCACGGGGATGTCGCTCGTGCCCGCCGAGACGACCAGGACCTCGCCGATACCTTGGTCCTGCCAGGTTTCCTGGACGACGATCGCCCTGGCCGTCTCGTGGTACACCGCCGAAGGACACCGCGCCGTCACGGCTTCGTGCATGGCCGGGGTCGCTCGCGTGGCGAGCAGGTCGCTGCCCGAGTCGACGATGCGCTCCGCGATCGCGGCCACCTGCTCTTCGGTCTTCCCCTGGCAGAAGATCACCTCGGGAAACCCGCATCGCAGGGCCCTGTGATGATCCACCTGCGCGAACCCTAGGTCCTCGAAAGGCATGGATCGCAGCCGGTCGGAAGCCTCGTCCACCGGCAGTTTACCCGATCGGACCTGTTCGAGCAACGCTTTGATCTGCGA encodes:
- the ybgF gene encoding tol-pal system protein YbgF — protein: MNERFLKPLGRCMLPAFFVLIVTGACGVQSDLTNLKNDTTYLRAQMQVMREEVALQEDIDSLKVQIVRLEALLRNQMDELLRMRADMGQRVGALESRLQVLTTRITESDRQFSALVRRLESLQIQLSAPARPDTSAAQTTSFDPGELYDLALRDYQRGNYDVAVRQFTQYIEYFPDSDLADDARFYIGDCYYTQSLYTQALDAYEMLLDAYPDSNKVPAVLLKIAFIKVARKEPSEARSYLERVIGEFPDAEEAQLARMRLDLMPED
- the pal gene encoding peptidoglycan-associated lipoprotein Pal, with the translated sequence MKRWRSTYSILALCVMVAAPAWMGAACARGPSAEELAAMEAARQQAIADSLRAVRAEEEARLAAEEEARRLAEEEARLAAEEAARLAAEEEARRAAEARHQEMMSLSTIYFDYDMSNIREDQRSALDENARKLREYQPEDMVVVEGHCDERGTIEYNLALGEQRAQAVKTYLTDAGVADGRIETVSFGEEQPAVMGGDESAWSQNRRAELKRQ
- a CDS encoding OmpA family protein, whose protein sequence is MKRWSNTASVLALCVLVAAPVWMGACCAVTRGPSAEELAAMEAARQQAIADSIRAVQAEEEARLAAEAEARRIAEEEARLAAEEEARRMAEEEARRAAEAEALHQEMMSLATIYFDYDRSDVREDQRSVLDENARKLREYQPEDRVVVEGHTDERGTIEYNLALGERRAEAIKAYLVDAGVAEDRIETVSYGEERQSVMGSDESALAQNRRVELKRQ
- a CDS encoding amidohydrolase, with amino-acid sequence MGRTRRRTVRTARSVRPVDRRLRSRDPRRSRLFRSGRSRGHDPCVRIRRPSRQPRGKPSMLVDIHTNLMWYPDHMSDEFVEFAYAAKKAKMRLSEDVYYAGHEDQYRNAFDSTPETLLKATKDCDRVVVFGLKAPYCGVDVPQELVAGFVAEHADRFIGWCSVDPNDEDAVEQLEYNVEVLGLRGLKVAPIYQHFDPQDPAHLPLFKKAEALDIPVIWHQGTSFVRPGPLKWANPIQLEDIAVACPDLRMMIAHMGHPWEDECVVLIRKHPNLYADISALHYRPLRHYMAFMSALEYGVEHKLIFGSDFPSATPAQVIAGQWKVNDVVRNTFLPVFPEEAIHNMIYENWKPFLGEP
- a CDS encoding ATP-binding cassette domain-containing protein, with the translated sequence MIVAEDVSFSYHIPSGNEVPTLRGLSLEIGDSGSLAVIGPNGSGKSTLARCLNGLIVPRSGRILVDGLDTADPENKWPVHQRAGMIFQNPDNQLVSTTVEREVAFGLENLGLPSPEIHDRVTWTLSRFNLEKYRQYPPHRLSGGEKQRLAIAAVASMRPRYLICDEPTSSLDPGDRRDILDLLLSIVEEYRLSVVFITQSPEEAVRMDRIALVVDGDIAAEGTPEEVYRESSRLAAHGLDVPLAKRLADALRTRGVAVPAGIVQPKPLVQWLAGRINESPRASESLKALDAPPGRRQDVTPPSDIRSVSSAPNAKPALSPTTPPIIAFDRVCHTYSPGTSLEIPALRDVTTRVFPGECVALTGPNGSGKSTMIQHLNRLLKADSGTVRVEGEDVSSPETDLRNLRQRVGLVFQFPEAQLFEETVFDDVAFGPRQTGVTASEIPGMVNGALERVGLDPGRFSHRHPLSLSGGEKRRAAIAGILAMDPSVLALDEPTSGLDSQSVRQVEAIFRTCKAKGTTLFLITHDMDLISRLADRILVMENGGIAVDTTPVRLFGRADGVDVRPRGRKGQPVRSGRPGWVERGDARSGRPGLCDLLTAACEAGIPVDPACFDLEEAADMIRVCVFDDHHASPGESHPC
- a CDS encoding LarC family nickel insertion protein; the encoded protein is MAVAGYFDQLSGFTADMLLGALIDAGSDREEIAAALKRHHGVDCEINVTKERVEGTQVTYASLSCVKASVPESFRTIPDGRADTPAGALLARVIDHLEQNASELWGAQDHAQDHAPSVEALGGRHTALRILILCNALHLLEINALYHEALPFAAGIDATPPLLAALMRGATVRPVDRAPVDRAPVDLAGYAVLTALSAGSMHGFEFTLRSVGCGGNDADRGDGNLVRLCLGEVAHTGGITQVGDCESVQVLETQIDDMNPQFYGHVLDLLLDAGALDAFLTPVIMKKSRPGVLLTVLAPTALAGQLTELIFKETTTIGLRSYPVTRSVLPRREARTETPFGAIRIKVVRQGNATRYTPEYEDCRQAALKAGIPLAEVYAAVHEAAGRMDLDDLP
- the larB gene encoding nickel pincer cofactor biosynthesis protein LarB, which produces MNESQIKALLEQVRSGKLPVDEASDRLRSMPFEDLGFAQVDHHRALRCGFPEVIFCQGKTEEQVAAIAERIVDSGSDLLATRATPAMHEAVTARCPSAVYHETARAIVVQETWQDQGIGEVLVVSAGTSDIPVAEEAAVTARVLGNRVKRVFDVGVAGIHRLLSHREAIMNASVLIVVAGMEGALPSVVGGLVSRPVIAVPTSVGYGASFNGLAALLAMLNSCASGVTVVNIDGGFNAGYAAGLINRKHE